In the Paenibacillus sp. J23TS9 genome, TACGAGAACAGCGATTTCCTGCTGGATGTCCAGCTTCTCGCCAATAATGGAAGAAGTTCTCCGGATAACCTCCACCAAATCCCCGCCCGTCCTCTTGCAGGTCGTAAAAACATCCGCAAAATTCGTGATATCCTCCATGCATGCCCTGCGGCTGAAATCATGCAGCGCATCTTCAATCGGCTCCCCATACTCCATGCGAGCACAAATAATAGATAGCTCTGTGATTAGATCATTCTCTGCATCCGGATCCAGCAAGCGCAAATCCTGAATCGCTTCCCGGAACCCATTCTCCACAGACCGTCCAGCAGACAAAGAGGAAGATAAAGAGTAGAGAGCCTGCTTAAAATGCAGGTTCAATGCCATGCGTCTGCGTTCCAGCATATACTTCCTCCAGAATCGGGGGACAAGCAGGCCCCCAAAGGATAAAAGAAGCGCAATGACCCATTGATGATAAAAAAGATAACCAATACCTAAAAAGAGAACCGCTCCTGCAGCAATACACATCAGTCGCTGAAACCCGCTTAAAACATACACGCTGTAATCAGGCAGCTGCCTCTTTCCATCAGGTTTTGCCTTTTTGCCCTGAAGGCTTCGCTGCGACAGCCTGCGGCCCCGGACATCTGCTCCCCGAATATCAGAGCTCTTTCGTTCCAATGCCGATTGTTCTAACTTCAAAAAGCCGCCTCCTTCACCAATACAGGCGCCTCATATCCGATGCCGGCCATCCGCAGCTTGTCCTGATTCAGCAATAGTCCCTGAGGCTCAAGCTGTCCGGTAACCTTGCCATCCTTTTCTCCTGTTTCCCTGAATTTGTAGAGCGGATGAAGAATGACCTTCCCCTTCTCCATTCCGATCACTTCACTAATCTCCACCACCCGCCGTGATCTGTCCCTCAGTCTGGTTAAATGGACAAAAATATCAATAGCGGAACTGATTTGCTGGCGGACAACCTCTATAGGCAGCTCTGCTCCACTTAGCACCATCGTCTCCAATCGGCTGATCATATCGCGGGTGCTGTTCGCATGCCCCGTTGACAAGGAGCCGTCATGGCCAGTGTTCATCGCCTGCAGCATATCAAGGGCCTCGCTTCCCCGCACCTCTCCGACAACGATCCGGTTTGGACGCATCCGAAGGGATGAGCGGATCAGATCCCGAATCGCAATTTCTCCTCGGCCTTCTGTATTGGCATTGCGAGTCTCCATGGAAACCAAGTTCGGCACGGTCACAATCTGCAGCTCCGCCGAATCCTCAATGGTGATGACCCGCTCATCCGCCGGAATAAACTGGGACAAGGCATTTAAAAATGTGGTTTTGCCAGATCCCGTACCGCCGCTGATAAAAATGTTATATTTTCCTGCGACCAGCTTTTGCAGAAACAAGGAAGCCTCCCCGCCAAGAGCGCCTCGCTGCACCAAATCCTCCATGGTCATCGGCTTCTCTGGAAACTTCCGGATGGTCATGGTAGGTCCTTTTAATGCGATGGGAGGAAGTACAATGTTGACGCGCGAGCCATCCTTCAGACGGGCATCCACGATGGGTGACGATTCGTTAACCACCCGGTTCACGCCCGATACAATGGTCTGGATGATATCCTCCAATCTGGTTTGGGACTCAAACTCCAGTAAAAGCTTGGAGACTTCACCGTTTTGTTCGATGAAAATATCCCGGTGACTGTTGATCATGATTTCTGTAATGGCCGGATCATCAACAAGCGGCTGTAAAATATCAAGTCCCCGAAACGAATCATAGATGCGCCGGACAAGCCTCCTTTTCTCCGATGCCGTCAGTTCCAGCAGTTCCCGGCGGCTGAAGACGGTACGCTCGATATATTTCATCAGCTCGCTGTTGTCCAGC is a window encoding:
- a CDS encoding type II secretion system F family protein gives rise to the protein MSQRSLQGKKAKPDGKRQLPDYSVYVLSGFQRLMCIAAGAVLFLGIGYLFYHQWVIALLLSFGGLLVPRFWRKYMLERRRMALNLHFKQALYSLSSSLSAGRSVENGFREAIQDLRLLDPDAENDLITELSIICARMEYGEPIEDALHDFSRRACMEDITNFADVFTTCKRTGGDLVEVIRRTSSIIGEKLDIQQEIAVLVAQKKFESKALLAAPILMLVFMNLTSGDYMKPMFSGMGMIISTFALLGLIGCLLWIIKLMNIKI
- a CDS encoding CpaF family protein, with product MDEELFRQLRGEVRSGLDVTSALDNSELMKYIERTVFSRRELLELTASEKRRLVRRIYDSFRGLDILQPLVDDPAITEIMINSHRDIFIEQNGEVSKLLLEFESQTRLEDIIQTIVSGVNRVVNESSPIVDARLKDGSRVNIVLPPIALKGPTMTIRKFPEKPMTMEDLVQRGALGGEASLFLQKLVAGKYNIFISGGTGSGKTTFLNALSQFIPADERVITIEDSAELQIVTVPNLVSMETRNANTEGRGEIAIRDLIRSSLRMRPNRIVVGEVRGSEALDMLQAMNTGHDGSLSTGHANSTRDMISRLETMVLSGAELPIEVVRQQISSAIDIFVHLTRLRDRSRRVVEISEVIGMEKGKVILHPLYKFRETGEKDGKVTGQLEPQGLLLNQDKLRMAGIGYEAPVLVKEAAF